A region of Nitrospinota bacterium DNA encodes the following proteins:
- the nuoK gene encoding NADH-quinone oxidoreductase subunit NuoK, producing the protein MVTITHYIALSGVLFIIGLVGVLTRRNVIVVMMAIELMLNAGNLLFVAFARHLGDMTGHVFVFMVMAVAAAEAAVGLAIALSLFKNRDTVDLDEVNLMKW; encoded by the coding sequence ATGGTTACCATAACCCATTACATCGCGCTGTCCGGCGTATTGTTCATCATCGGCCTTGTGGGCGTCCTCACAAGGCGCAACGTTATCGTGGTGATGATGGCGATCGAGCTTATGCTAAACGCCGGCAACCTCCTGTTTGTGGCGTTCGCCAGGCATCTTGGCGACATGACCGGCCACGTTTTCGTATTCATGGTGATGGCGGTGGCCGCGGCGGAAGCGGCTGTGGGCCTGGCCATCGCCCTGTCGCTGTTCAAGAACCGCGACACTGTGGATCTGGACGAAGTAAACCTCATGAAATGGTGA
- a CDS encoding tetratricopeptide repeat protein — MPLKSSLALLKALRPAEKMDVSSTASFLDAGYIASGDPRLKLRSLIIRPEPGGFNKLAENHPGYRPAVYFTALDFFKGEEPAKAVKFINSNYSQGTPSRANPAMDALLALSGFVAENGALNKLSDLKRSIDMGPIELQYMALSYLEQRIYELDKNDRGAEEKEEPLRGPAGWMLNRLDDAAIIIRWLVFRILNVILNLTRPQRRKTYCGLIDGDLWHGLYNYAKAREAYEKAHAADPANPEPLESLTRLSLIAGDLESASAYFAKLENTLDNEDDPFLAKLKADIRLAQGNYAEAFKLYNGVMESFPHDIMAHYRLGLCYLRLEKADKASEWFIKSLSQPNAGLLRRRIETFERLVTIAR; from the coding sequence ATGCCGTTAAAATCCAGCCTGGCGCTTTTAAAAGCGCTCCGCCCGGCGGAAAAAATGGACGTCAGCTCCACAGCCTCGTTCCTTGACGCTGGATATATAGCCAGCGGAGACCCAAGACTTAAATTGCGCTCGCTGATCATCCGGCCAGAGCCTGGCGGATTTAATAAACTCGCCGAAAACCATCCCGGCTACCGCCCGGCGGTTTATTTTACGGCGCTCGACTTTTTCAAGGGCGAGGAACCGGCTAAAGCCGTAAAGTTTATAAACAGCAATTATTCGCAGGGCACGCCGTCACGGGCAAATCCAGCAATGGATGCGTTGCTTGCGCTTTCCGGTTTTGTCGCTGAAAATGGCGCTTTAAACAAACTTTCCGATCTCAAGCGGTCTATTGACATGGGGCCCATAGAGCTTCAATACATGGCCCTTTCATATCTTGAACAGCGCATTTATGAATTGGACAAGAACGACAGGGGGGCCGAGGAAAAAGAGGAGCCGTTGCGTGGCCCGGCTGGATGGATGTTGAACAGGCTGGACGACGCGGCAATAATAATCCGCTGGCTGGTGTTCCGCATCCTAAACGTCATCCTCAACCTCACCCGCCCTCAACGGCGAAAGACTTACTGCGGCCTTATTGATGGCGACTTGTGGCATGGCCTGTACAACTACGCCAAAGCCCGTGAAGCGTATGAAAAAGCCCACGCCGCCGACCCGGCAAACCCGGAGCCGCTGGAGTCTTTAACCCGGTTATCGCTGATTGCCGGGGACTTGGAAAGCGCTTCGGCTTACTTTGCCAAACTCGAAAACACACTGGATAATGAGGACGACCCTTTCCTTGCCAAACTAAAGGCTGACATCCGGCTGGCCCAGGGCAATTACGCAGAAGCCTTTAAACTATATAACGGCGTGATGGAATCTTTCCCCCACGACATCATGGCCCATTACAGGCTGGGCCTTTGCTATTTGCGTTTGGAGAAAGCGGACAAAGCCAGCGAGTGGTTTATCAAAAGCCTTTCCCAGCCTAACGCCGGGCTTTTGCGCAGAAGGATCGAGACGTTCGAAAGGCTTGTAACAATCGCGCGTTAA
- a CDS encoding zinc dependent phospholipase C family protein, producing MAQVKIGKTGYMVWLLATVCMAALGVTLTPEQALAWGAGMHVAQGSFILENLAMIRPEIAAILSTYPHDYIYGCISADIFIGKGYKRRDDHCHNWSVGERVLADAGNDSTRAYAYGYLTHLAADVIAHNHLIPNLLYSTPTSRTIGHVFWEFRADRFISKRHWMMASKVVSMHNHGNDTLIKNVMNRSHLRFGAKKLVFKRAVRLTDIITWREQVQETIFEGFRVLTRKRVNTLNNHSINLILDLFIRGREAVCMKYDPVGTDNTIHAKLIRRADQLAWRIDDATDLFPVPQEIQSLDYVDHETERL from the coding sequence ATGGCGCAAGTTAAAATAGGCAAGACCGGCTACATGGTCTGGCTTCTTGCCACGGTTTGCATGGCGGCGCTGGGAGTGACGCTCACGCCCGAGCAGGCATTGGCCTGGGGCGCCGGGATGCACGTGGCCCAGGGAAGTTTTATACTCGAAAACCTCGCCATGATAAGGCCGGAGATAGCGGCCATTCTGTCCACTTATCCTCACGATTACATATACGGTTGCATCAGCGCCGACATCTTCATAGGCAAAGGTTATAAAAGGCGGGACGACCATTGCCACAACTGGAGCGTGGGGGAGCGGGTTCTGGCGGACGCCGGTAACGACTCCACCAGGGCGTATGCCTACGGGTATCTTACCCATCTTGCCGCCGATGTCATAGCCCACAACCACCTGATACCAAACCTGCTTTATTCAACCCCCACCTCGCGGACCATCGGCCACGTGTTCTGGGAATTCAGGGCGGACAGGTTCATCAGCAAGAGGCACTGGATGATGGCCTCCAAAGTGGTGTCCATGCACAATCATGGCAACGACACGCTGATAAAAAACGTGATGAACCGGAGCCATCTGCGGTTCGGCGCCAAGAAGCTGGTATTCAAACGGGCCGTGAGACTGACCGACATAATCACTTGGCGCGAACAGGTGCAGGAGACAATATTCGAAGGTTTTCGGGTGCTGACCCGGAAAAGGGTGAACACCCTGAACAACCACTCCATCAATTTGATCCTGGATCTTTTTATCCGGGGCCGCGAAGCGGTTTGCATGAAATACGACCCCGTGGGGACGGATAACACCATCCATGCCAAACTTATCCGCCGGGCGGACCAACTGGCGTGGCGGATTGACGACGCCACCGACCTGTTCCCGGTGCCGCAAGAAATTCAATCGCTTGATTACGTGGATCACGAAACCGAGAGGCTGTAG
- a CDS encoding NADH-quinone oxidoreductase subunit M has product MESLPLLSLVTFIPLGGVFLLLLIDKENTALIRGVAFITTVVDFLVSIPLFTQFENTHIMQFVERKDWLPEWGISYYMGVDGISMLLILLTTLTTAICMVSTWTAIEKNVKEFMISMLLLETGMVGVFCALDFFLFYVFWEMMLVPMYLIIGVWGGARRIYAALKFFIYTMVGSVLMLVAILWMYFHHYAVKGFYTMDILAYQGLPIDMSAQILLFLAFFVAFAIKVPMFPFHTWLPDAHVEAPTAGSVILAGILLKMGTYGFLRFSLPMFPEATLWAVDWISWLALIGIVYGALVAMVQEDVKKLVAYSSVSHLGFVMLGIFALNVQAIEGGMLQMLNHGVSTGALFLAVGVLYERRHTRLISEYGGVTSKMPVFAVIFMIVTLSSIGLPGLNGFVGEFLILMGTWKANPLYAAIATSGVIWAAVYMLWMFQRVMFGKVTNPKNEKLKDMNAREIAYFAPFVALIFILGVYPTPIIKMMEPTIVHLVEQVKPGSGEMTAPEGIAPAPAAHHGHGAGGDPGHNRTGSGY; this is encoded by the coding sequence ATGGAGTCTTTACCGCTTCTTTCGCTAGTGACGTTCATCCCCCTGGGCGGGGTGTTTTTGCTCCTTCTTATCGACAAGGAGAACACGGCCCTTATCCGGGGCGTGGCTTTCATCACTACGGTGGTCGATTTCCTGGTGTCCATCCCGCTGTTCACGCAGTTTGAGAACACCCACATAATGCAGTTTGTGGAGCGGAAAGACTGGCTCCCCGAATGGGGCATAAGCTACTACATGGGCGTGGACGGCATCTCGATGTTGCTGATCCTGCTCACCACGCTTACCACCGCGATATGCATGGTGTCCACCTGGACGGCCATAGAGAAAAACGTGAAAGAGTTCATGATCTCCATGCTCCTCCTGGAGACGGGCATGGTGGGCGTTTTCTGCGCGCTGGACTTCTTCCTGTTCTACGTGTTCTGGGAGATGATGCTCGTCCCCATGTACCTTATCATCGGGGTATGGGGCGGAGCCCGCAGGATCTACGCGGCGCTGAAGTTCTTCATATACACCATGGTCGGGTCGGTGCTGATGCTGGTGGCCATTTTGTGGATGTACTTCCACCACTACGCGGTGAAGGGCTTCTACACCATGGACATCCTTGCGTACCAGGGATTACCCATAGATATGTCCGCGCAAATCCTGCTGTTCCTGGCCTTCTTCGTGGCCTTCGCCATAAAGGTGCCGATGTTCCCGTTCCACACATGGTTGCCGGACGCCCACGTGGAGGCGCCCACGGCCGGTTCCGTCATACTGGCTGGCATACTGCTGAAAATGGGCACCTACGGTTTCCTGCGGTTCTCCCTGCCCATGTTCCCCGAAGCCACCCTTTGGGCGGTGGACTGGATAAGCTGGCTGGCGCTTATCGGCATCGTGTACGGCGCGCTGGTGGCCATGGTCCAGGAGGATGTTAAAAAGCTGGTGGCCTACTCATCTGTCAGCCACCTGGGTTTTGTTATGCTGGGCATTTTCGCGCTGAACGTGCAGGCCATAGAGGGCGGCATGCTCCAGATGCTTAACCACGGCGTGTCCACCGGGGCGCTCTTCCTTGCGGTGGGCGTGCTTTACGAGCGGCGTCACACCAGGCTTATATCGGAGTACGGCGGCGTGACATCCAAGATGCCTGTTTTCGCCGTGATATTCATGATAGTCACCCTGTCGTCCATCGGCCTGCCGGGCCTCAACGGGTTCGTGGGGGAATTCCTGATACTCATGGGCACGTGGAAGGCCAATCCGCTGTACGCGGCCATAGCCACATCGGGCGTGATTTGGGCCGCTGTTTACATGTTGTGGATGTTCCAGCGGGTGATGTTCGGAAAGGTGACCAACCCGAAGAACGAGAAGCTGAAAGACATGAACGCGCGGGAGATAGCTTACTTCGCGCCGTTCGTGGCGTTGATCTTTATCCTTGGCGTGTACCCCACGCCGATCATAAAAATGATGGAGCCCACCATTGTCCACCTTGTGGAACAGGTGAAACCCGGTTCGGGCGAGATGACCGCGCCGGAGGGCATTGCGCCCGCGCCAGCGGCCCATCACGGGCATGGGGCGGGCGGGGATCCGGGTCATAACCGGACGGGTTCCGGATATTAG
- a CDS encoding NADH-quinone oxidoreductase subunit J — protein sequence MEILMFNLLAAVAVICSLATIMSKRPVTSAVNLVVVMFCLAGLFAMENAHLVAALQVLVYAGAIMVLFLFVIMMLNLREKTGDQTSRKPVYQLAAVAFMGAIFLPVVALSGALAPAGVIQADFGSTAAVGEILFTKYLLPFEIASVLLLAALVGAVVLTKTRLR from the coding sequence ATGGAAATTTTAATGTTCAACCTGCTGGCGGCGGTGGCCGTGATCTGCTCTTTAGCCACGATCATGTCCAAGCGGCCCGTTACCTCCGCGGTGAACCTGGTGGTGGTGATGTTCTGCCTGGCGGGTCTTTTCGCCATGGAGAACGCCCATCTTGTGGCGGCCCTGCAGGTGCTGGTTTACGCCGGGGCGATCATGGTGCTATTCCTTTTCGTGATCATGATGCTCAACCTCCGGGAAAAAACAGGCGATCAGACCAGCAGGAAACCAGTCTACCAGCTTGCGGCCGTCGCCTTCATGGGCGCGATATTCCTTCCCGTGGTGGCCCTTTCCGGAGCCTTGGCCCCGGCGGGCGTCATACAAGCCGATTTTGGCTCCACCGCCGCGGTGGGGGAGATCCTTTTCACAAAATACCTTCTGCCTTTCGAAATAGCGTCGGTGCTTTTGCTGGCGGCGCTTGTGGGGGCGGTGGTGCTTACTAAAACGAGGTTGAGGTAA
- the nuoL gene encoding NADH-quinone oxidoreductase subunit L: MWGLEHIWWVPILPLIGSVMNGLFGFRISKPAVAFWAVGSTGLSFLVAVSAFLNLLSLPADQRVYENVLFTWIQSGSFTADAGIQIDPLSALFMMVVTGVGFLIHVYSIGYMHHEEGYPRYFSYLNLFMFSMLLLILGSNFLLMFIGWEGVGLCSYLLIGYYYDKKSAADAGKKAFVMNRIGDFGFLLAIMWIFWTFGSIDYTTVFSQAHDKLVMGGVIVTGITLLLFVGATGKSAQIPLYTWLPDAMEGPTPVSALIHAATMVTAGVYMVARCNVLFNMAPVSMTVVALVGAVTAIFAATMGLYQFDIKRVLAYSTVSQLGYMFLACGVGAYVAAVFHVMTHAFFKACLFLGSGSVIHGMSGEQDMRQMGGLGGKMPTTHKTFLISTLAIAGIPPLAGFFSKDEILLSAFLGHTPGHLVYWGLATMAAGVTAFYMFRLYFITFTGDLRAEDHHVRDHVHESPKSMTSPLVILAFLAFTGGFLGLPIIEGGHTLKNFLEPVFAQGHVPGMEHPHAGLGLELGLMLVSVGMGVAGIFVARHFYSVKPEAAEALAKREGLTRSVYTLLQNKYYVDEIYDAAIVKPIVGFSHTALWKFFDVKIIDGLVNSTAGFFMGAGAAIRMAHTGLVRNYAFVMVAGAVFLLGFWLAAL; the protein is encoded by the coding sequence ATGTGGGGTCTTGAGCATATCTGGTGGGTTCCGATCCTTCCCCTGATAGGGTCGGTGATGAACGGCTTGTTTGGGTTTAGAATATCCAAACCAGCCGTCGCTTTCTGGGCCGTGGGCTCCACGGGGCTTTCGTTCCTGGTGGCCGTGTCCGCGTTCCTAAACCTCCTCTCCCTCCCGGCGGACCAGAGGGTTTACGAGAATGTCCTTTTCACATGGATACAGTCGGGTTCCTTCACCGCTGACGCGGGGATACAGATCGACCCCCTCTCGGCGCTGTTCATGATGGTTGTCACGGGGGTGGGTTTCCTCATCCACGTCTATTCCATCGGCTATATGCATCATGAAGAGGGTTATCCGAGATATTTCAGCTACCTCAACCTTTTCATGTTCTCCATGCTCCTTCTTATACTGGGGAGCAACTTCCTGCTTATGTTCATAGGCTGGGAGGGGGTGGGGCTCTGTTCCTACCTGCTCATCGGCTATTATTACGACAAGAAATCCGCCGCGGACGCGGGCAAGAAAGCCTTTGTGATGAACAGGATAGGAGACTTCGGTTTTCTACTGGCCATCATGTGGATTTTCTGGACCTTCGGCTCCATAGACTACACCACGGTGTTCTCCCAGGCCCATGACAAACTGGTGATGGGCGGTGTTATAGTCACCGGGATAACCCTTCTGCTTTTCGTGGGGGCCACCGGCAAATCGGCCCAAATACCCCTTTACACATGGCTCCCGGACGCTATGGAGGGCCCCACGCCGGTTTCCGCCCTCATCCATGCGGCCACCATGGTGACCGCCGGGGTGTACATGGTGGCCCGGTGCAATGTTTTATTCAATATGGCCCCGGTCTCCATGACGGTGGTGGCGCTGGTGGGAGCTGTTACGGCCATCTTCGCGGCCACCATGGGTCTTTACCAGTTCGACATAAAACGGGTTTTGGCTTACTCCACCGTATCCCAGCTGGGTTACATGTTCCTGGCCTGCGGCGTGGGGGCCTATGTGGCGGCGGTGTTCCACGTGATGACCCACGCTTTCTTCAAGGCCTGTTTGTTCCTTGGGTCCGGCTCGGTTATCCACGGCATGTCCGGCGAGCAGGACATGCGGCAGATGGGCGGCCTGGGCGGCAAGATGCCCACCACCCACAAAACGTTCCTTATCTCCACGCTGGCCATAGCGGGCATCCCTCCGCTGGCCGGGTTCTTTTCCAAAGACGAAATATTGCTCTCCGCCTTCCTCGGCCATACCCCGGGCCATCTTGTTTACTGGGGGCTGGCCACAATGGCGGCGGGCGTTACGGCTTTCTACATGTTCCGCCTGTACTTCATAACCTTCACCGGCGATCTTAGGGCGGAAGACCATCATGTGCGGGACCATGTGCATGAGTCCCCCAAGTCCATGACTTCGCCGCTGGTGATCCTGGCGTTCCTGGCCTTCACCGGCGGTTTCCTTGGCCTGCCTATTATAGAAGGCGGGCATACTTTGAAAAATTTCCTGGAGCCGGTGTTCGCCCAGGGGCATGTGCCGGGCATGGAGCATCCTCATGCAGGGCTTGGGCTGGAGCTGGGGCTTATGCTGGTGTCTGTGGGCATGGGCGTTGCGGGCATTTTTGTGGCCCGGCATTTCTATAGCGTAAAGCCCGAGGCCGCCGAAGCGCTGGCCAAACGGGAAGGGCTCACCAGGAGCGTCTACACCCTTTTGCAGAACAAGTACTACGTTGATGAGATCTACGACGCCGCCATTGTGAAACCAATCGTTGGTTTTTCCCATACGGCGCTGTGGAAATTTTTCGACGTGAAAATAATAGACGGGCTTGTGAATTCAACCGCCGGGTTCTTTATGGGCGCGGGCGCGGCTATACGCATGGCCCACACCGGGCTTGTGCGCAACTACGCCTTCGTGATGGTGGCCGGCGCCGTGTTCTTGCTGGGTTTCTGGCTGGCCGCCCTTTAA
- a CDS encoding 50S ribosomal protein L9: protein MKVILSDYVQSLGSAGEEVNVAPGYARNFLIPRGLAFEATEASRKTFNNNLKQRARKLARAISDAESLKGVLEGMEPLVFTRASGEDGKLFGSVTSADIVEALKGRGHEFDKRKVELDRPIKTLGDHEVTLHIHGKVNARLEISVHAEAAPEQAGAQETAGQDEAPEENG, encoded by the coding sequence ATGAAAGTCATACTTTCCGACTATGTACAAAGCCTGGGGTCGGCGGGCGAAGAGGTGAACGTGGCGCCTGGTTACGCCCGTAACTTCCTCATCCCCAGGGGCCTGGCCTTTGAAGCCACTGAGGCTAGCCGCAAAACGTTTAACAATAACCTCAAACAGCGCGCCCGCAAGCTGGCCCGCGCCATAAGCGACGCGGAGTCGCTCAAAGGCGTCCTGGAAGGTATGGAGCCGCTGGTTTTCACCCGCGCTTCGGGCGAAGACGGCAAACTGTTCGGCTCCGTCACCAGCGCCGATATAGTGGAAGCCCTGAAAGGGCGCGGCCATGAGTTCGACAAGCGCAAGGTGGAACTGGACAGGCCCATAAAGACCCTTGGGGACCACGAGGTAACCCTTCACATCCATGGCAAGGTGAACGCCAGACTGGAAATAAGCGTCCACGCCGAGGCCGCCCCGGAACAGGCCGGAGCCCAGGAGACAGCCGGGCAGGATGAAGCCCCGGAGGAAAACGGCTAG
- a CDS encoding NADH-quinone oxidoreductase subunit I, with protein MATTIKKVRRNVTLTLWESSYVPEILRGMGITLRHFFVNLGALVDEFVFGAGRKSRKIMTVYYPEESVTPPPAFRGRPVLVRGADGMEKCVACGLCELACPPHCISIIGGERPNGDRFPVSYTLDGTRCIYCGRCEEVCPKEAIVMSDDWRNLCEYDRSKMIYSKEDLLVPEARLERRLETIRDKYYSRARY; from the coding sequence ATGGCTACTACTATAAAGAAAGTCCGGCGCAACGTGACGCTCACCCTGTGGGAGAGCTCTTATGTGCCGGAGATTTTAAGGGGCATGGGGATCACGCTGAGACATTTCTTCGTGAACCTTGGCGCCTTGGTGGACGAGTTCGTGTTCGGCGCCGGGCGGAAAAGCCGGAAGATAATGACGGTTTATTACCCGGAAGAGTCCGTCACGCCCCCTCCGGCGTTCCGGGGACGGCCCGTGCTGGTGCGCGGCGCCGACGGTATGGAAAAATGCGTGGCTTGCGGCCTTTGCGAACTGGCCTGCCCGCCACACTGCATAAGCATAATCGGCGGGGAGCGGCCTAACGGCGACAGGTTCCCGGTATCCTACACGCTGGACGGCACAAGGTGCATATACTGCGGCCGTTGCGAGGAAGTATGCCCCAAGGAAGCCATTGTGATGAGCGACGACTGGCGCAACCTGTGCGAGTATGACCGCTCGAAGATGATTTACAGCAAGGAAGACCTGCTGGTCCCCGAGGCCAGGCTTGAGCGCAGGCTTGAGACGATACGCGATAAATATTACAGCCGCGCCAGGTATTAG
- a CDS encoding Crp/Fnr family transcriptional regulator codes for MDKSEILVETGLAKGMPPDALKKFGGIAIPMEFSEGAVIIDESDNSRDIFVIYEGLVSFKLKATPSFNETAQPPQALEIMFYRGVVGELSFMDGQGRAATVVAMDKVKALHLPFAELRNLMDTDINFGFNFLQNLSRILCSKVRHASDALKNHMFL; via the coding sequence ATGGATAAATCCGAAATTCTTGTGGAAACCGGGCTGGCCAAAGGTATGCCTCCCGATGCTCTTAAGAAGTTTGGCGGGATAGCCATCCCGATGGAATTCTCCGAAGGCGCCGTCATCATAGATGAATCGGACAACAGCCGGGATATTTTCGTTATCTACGAAGGGCTTGTATCTTTCAAGCTCAAGGCGACACCCTCTTTCAACGAAACGGCGCAACCGCCGCAGGCCCTGGAAATCATGTTTTATCGGGGAGTGGTGGGGGAACTGTCTTTCATGGATGGCCAGGGCAGAGCCGCCACGGTAGTGGCCATGGATAAGGTGAAGGCTCTCCATCTGCCTTTTGCGGAGTTGAGGAACTTGATGGATACTGATATTAACTTCGGTTTCAACTTTTTACAAAACTTGAGCAGGATACTTTGCTCCAAGGTGCGCCACGCCAGTGACGCCTTGAAGAACCACATGTTTCTCTAG
- a CDS encoding NADH-quinone oxidoreductase subunit N translates to MKPISIPDISLGAIAPEITLTVVALTLLMAEVFADKKGRDNLGYIALGGVALAGYFTYALKGAHFATFGGLYMVDDFSTFFKLIFTLAAGLSILISIKYGKDEGIDHGEYYAMLLFTTLGMFVMASGEDLITIFMGLEVMSISLYVLAGISRGRAISNEAAIKYFILGAFSSGILLYGMALIYGATGATGLSAIGSAVAGNLGGNVMLSVGIVFVMVGFAFKVAAVPFHMWTPDVYQGAPAPVAAFMSAGPKAAAFAAFIRILIEAFPAMRGHWYEIVWVLAVVTMTVGNMAALNQENVKRMLAYSSISHAGYILVGLAVGTEQAQSSMLFYLLVYTFMNIGAFAVLSVVAGKNEERTSYSDFTGLGYKSPVMALVLSIMIFSLAGIPPMAGFMGKFYIFMSAINEGFIYLAIIGVLNSVVSVFYYLKLTVYMYMRGEGETTAPAITFSPSMAVALALSVYGVIWLGVNPGAYIEMARAAFLSFQ, encoded by the coding sequence ATGAAACCGATTAGCATTCCAGACATATCGCTGGGGGCCATAGCCCCTGAAATAACCCTTACCGTGGTGGCGCTGACGCTACTTATGGCGGAAGTGTTCGCCGACAAGAAGGGTAGGGACAATCTGGGTTACATCGCGCTGGGCGGTGTGGCGCTGGCCGGTTATTTCACCTACGCCCTGAAAGGGGCGCATTTCGCCACGTTCGGCGGGCTGTACATGGTGGACGATTTCTCCACCTTCTTCAAACTGATATTCACCCTGGCCGCGGGCCTGTCCATACTCATCTCTATTAAATACGGCAAGGACGAGGGGATAGACCATGGCGAATACTACGCCATGTTGCTGTTCACCACCCTTGGCATGTTTGTTATGGCCTCCGGTGAAGACCTCATCACCATCTTCATGGGCCTGGAGGTGATGTCCATATCCCTTTATGTCCTTGCGGGTATATCCAGGGGCAGGGCCATCTCCAACGAGGCGGCCATAAAATATTTCATCCTTGGCGCATTCTCGTCCGGCATATTGCTGTACGGCATGGCGCTTATCTACGGGGCCACGGGCGCCACGGGGCTGTCGGCCATAGGCTCCGCCGTGGCGGGCAACCTTGGCGGCAACGTTATGCTCTCGGTGGGCATTGTGTTTGTGATGGTGGGGTTTGCCTTCAAGGTGGCGGCGGTTCCGTTCCACATGTGGACGCCGGACGTTTACCAGGGCGCGCCCGCTCCGGTGGCCGCTTTCATGTCGGCCGGGCCAAAGGCGGCGGCTTTCGCGGCTTTTATCAGGATACTGATTGAGGCGTTCCCGGCCATGAGGGGGCATTGGTACGAAATCGTATGGGTTCTGGCGGTTGTCACCATGACCGTGGGGAACATGGCGGCGCTGAACCAGGAAAACGTGAAACGCATGCTGGCGTATTCCTCCATCTCCCACGCCGGGTACATTCTGGTGGGGCTGGCTGTTGGGACCGAGCAGGCCCAATCGTCCATGCTGTTCTACCTGCTTGTTTACACCTTCATGAACATCGGAGCCTTCGCGGTCCTTTCGGTTGTGGCGGGCAAGAACGAGGAGCGCACCAGCTACAGCGACTTTACCGGGCTTGGTTATAAAAGCCCGGTTATGGCGCTGGTGTTGAGTATCATGATCTTCTCGCTGGCGGGCATTCCACCCATGGCGGGCTTCATGGGCAAGTTCTACATATTCATGTCCGCCATTAATGAAGGGTTCATTTACCTGGCCATTATCGGCGTGCTCAACTCGGTGGTGTCGGTATTCTACTATTTGAAACTCACCGTTTACATGTACATGCGCGGCGAGGGGGAAACCACCGCCCCGGCCATCACGTTCTCGCCTTCAATGGCGGTGGCGCTGGCGCTTTCGGTTTACGGCGTCATTTGGCTGGGCGTCAATCCTGGCGCTTATATAGAAATGGCCCGCGCGGCTTTTCTATCTTTCCAATAA
- a CDS encoding HEAT repeat domain-containing protein, giving the protein MLVRNMAIAALAVLTLVFAPSVGRAQAGTVVVPYENMVSVLSAYHGMPGKDYWAKLNPEATRATLIGISNDEKLFPAVRARAMLALAYFKNDEAVSLVVKKSKGDLNPYIRATAIEALAALEGEKAVTSVGPGLEDVDVMVRISAIRALKKIGTPEAKKTLEGAMATEKNPTARSILQKSLGDIR; this is encoded by the coding sequence ATGCTTGTGAGAAATATGGCCATAGCGGCTCTTGCGGTTTTAACGCTGGTTTTCGCCCCGTCTGTGGGCCGGGCGCAGGCGGGAACGGTTGTGGTGCCTTATGAGAACATGGTTTCTGTGCTGTCCGCTTATCACGGCATGCCCGGGAAAGATTACTGGGCGAAGCTGAACCCGGAAGCCACCCGCGCTACGCTTATCGGCATATCCAACGACGAAAAGCTGTTCCCGGCGGTTCGGGCGCGGGCCATGCTTGCGCTGGCTTATTTTAAAAATGACGAGGCGGTTAGCCTTGTGGTGAAAAAATCAAAAGGGGACCTTAACCCGTATATCCGCGCCACGGCCATAGAGGCATTGGCGGCTCTTGAAGGTGAGAAGGCGGTTACCTCTGTAGGGCCGGGGCTTGAAGATGTGGACGTGATGGTTCGCATTTCCGCAATCCGCGCCTTGAAGAAAATAGGTACGCCGGAAGCCAAAAAGACGCTGGAAGGCGCTATGGCTACGGAGAAAAACCCCACGGCCCGCTCTATCCTTCAAAAATCTTTGGGCGATATTCGCTGA